The following are from one region of the Ruficoccus sp. ZRK36 genome:
- a CDS encoding AIR synthase related protein, giving the protein MSDSQPDTGRYAARGVSATKGEVHAAVDKLDQGLFPGAFCKIVPDVLTGDPTKCNLIHADGSGTKSLIAYLHFRETGDASIFRGIAQDSIVMNIDDLLCVGATGPILINSTVNRNARAFPGNALAELINGTEDFLANLREYGVNIVSGGGETADVGDCTDTVTVDSCAVAVMDRDKVITGEKIVPGLSIIGISSAGQANYESFVNSGIGSNGLTSARHEMLSTYYRDTYPETYDKATPADLVYCGPYKLDDKLPDGDGMTVGEAILSPTRTYAPIVTKLLADYRESVRGLVHCSGGGQGKCLRFGNNVHFIKNQLLPIPPVFRAIQAASMTPWKEMYQVFNMGHRLEVYCPPEDADTLLATIRSFGVEADVVGRTEKSQRENGANHLTLFHGEEMLSYAL; this is encoded by the coding sequence GTGTCAGATTCCCAACCAGATACCGGTCGCTACGCAGCGCGTGGCGTTTCAGCTACCAAGGGCGAAGTCCACGCCGCCGTGGATAAACTCGATCAGGGCCTTTTCCCCGGCGCGTTCTGCAAGATCGTCCCCGACGTGCTCACCGGCGATCCGACCAAGTGCAACCTGATCCACGCCGACGGCTCGGGCACCAAGTCCCTCATCGCGTACCTGCACTTCCGCGAGACGGGCGACGCCTCGATCTTCCGGGGCATCGCCCAGGACAGCATCGTCATGAACATCGACGACCTGCTCTGCGTTGGCGCCACCGGCCCAATCCTGATCAACAGCACCGTCAACCGCAACGCTCGCGCCTTTCCCGGTAATGCGCTGGCCGAGTTGATCAACGGCACCGAAGACTTTCTGGCCAACCTGCGCGAATACGGCGTGAACATCGTATCCGGCGGGGGCGAAACCGCCGACGTAGGCGACTGCACGGACACCGTCACGGTGGACAGCTGCGCCGTCGCCGTGATGGACCGCGACAAGGTCATCACCGGCGAGAAGATCGTCCCCGGCCTCTCCATCATCGGCATCAGCTCAGCCGGACAGGCTAACTACGAATCCTTTGTCAACAGCGGTATCGGCAGCAACGGCCTGACCAGCGCCCGCCACGAGATGCTCTCCACCTACTACCGCGACACGTATCCGGAGACCTATGACAAGGCCACTCCGGCGGACCTCGTGTACTGCGGCCCCTACAAGCTCGACGACAAGCTCCCTGACGGTGACGGCATGACCGTGGGCGAGGCTATCCTCAGCCCCACTCGCACCTACGCCCCCATCGTCACCAAGCTCCTCGCCGACTACCGCGAGAGCGTGCGCGGGCTCGTCCACTGCTCCGGCGGCGGTCAGGGCAAGTGCCTGCGCTTCGGGAACAACGTCCACTTTATCAAGAACCAGCTCCTGCCCATCCCGCCGGTCTTCCGGGCCATTCAGGCCGCCAGCATGACCCCGTGGAAGGAGATGTACCAAGTCTTCAACATGGGCCACCGCCTGGAGGTGTATTGCCCACCCGAGGATGCTGACACGCTGCTGGCCACCATCCGCTCCTTTGGGGTCGAGGCCGATGTCGTCGGCCGCACCGAGAAGAGCCAGCGCGAAAACGGCGCCAACCACCTCACTCTCTTCCACGGTGAGGAAATGCTCAGCTACGCCCTCTAG
- the gltB gene encoding glutamate synthase large subunit, with the protein MANRPNTEFGWPDKQGLFDPSREKDSCGVGFVCHLKGQRSHQIIEDAIEMNNHMIHRGACGCEPDTGDGAGIFVQVPDKFLRREMAAKGVKLPEEGQYGVGIFFLSPETPERSAAKEVCEQIINAEGQKLLGWRRVPVDSSILGKTSKSYEPVMEQIFIKRSADITDDIEWERKLYIIRRRIHYAIRHNDVTVASKHHNAVLSDNQVAFPGAEFFFIVSLSARTMIYKGMLTPEQISPYFHDLHDKDFESALAIVHSRFSTNTFPSWPRAHPNRFMSHNGEINTVMGNVNFMKARQAQCKSDIFGKELKKVFPVINEDGSDSARFDNVLEFLHMTGRSLPHAVMMMIPEPWEKHEAMSPEKKAFYEYHACMMEPWDGPASITFSDGTVVGASLDRNGLRPSRFYVTNDDRVIMASEVGTVHIDPKIVVKKGRLQPGRMFLVDTREGRIIGDEELKQQIATAQPYGEWLKENRLFLEDLPVPAEVPGVEHETVLERQRAFGYTYEDLRFILGPMATNGVQPIGSMGTDIPLAVLSNKSKFLYDYFKQIFAQVTNPALDCIREELITATETFIGSEGNLLDPKPESCRMIRLHSPLINNKQLETLRQVDKPGFKADTLEMTYKAKSGGKGLEKALEKLFTKADKAIKQGVNILVLSDREIGPDAAPIPALLAVGGLHHHLVRQGTRTKVSIILESGEPREVHHFAVLLGYGVDAVCPYMAFETIYDMIAQDMLDMDFEKAVYNYLKGAIKGVVKTMAKMGISTVASYRGAQIFEAVGLNSSVIQKYFCGTASRIEGIGIDVIAEEVAQRHTSAYPDRHIEDADAALDPGGKYQWRRNGEYHLFNPKTIHTLQKAVRTGDFKTFQEYTSLVNDQTENLATLRGLMKFKLDDREPVSIEEVEPVEAIMKRFKTGAMSYGSISKEAHETLAIAMNRVGGKSNTGEGGEDPERFKPLPNGDSKRSAIKQVASGRFGVTSEYLVNSDEIQIKVSQGAKPGEGGELPGAKVYPWVAKVRHSTPGVGLVSPPPHHDIYSIEDLAELIHDLKNANVGARVNVKLVAEVGVGTIAAGVAKGHADVILISGHDGGTGASPLSSIYNAGVPWELGLAETNQILLLNNLRSRVVLETDGQMKTGRDIVVGALLGAEEFGFATAPLVTMGCLMMRVCQKNTCPVGVATQNPKLREKFQGKPEHVVNFMTFIAEEIRQIMAELGFRTFNEMIGRVDLLDTRDAVDHWKAKGIDLTSVFHRPDVGPEVGHFCQMKQDHGLDVALDNTHLLKLCKPALEKGEKVRVDLPIVNINRVVGTITGSELTRRWGAEGLPEDTIWMHFSGSAGQSLGAFAPKGMTFELEGDTNDYLGKGLSGAKVIVYPPKGSAFKAHENIITGNVAFYGATLGHAYVSGVAGERFCVRNSGVKAVIEGVGDHGCEYMTGGQVIVLGKTGRNFAAGMSGGVAYVYDEDELFSDRLNHDMVNLYKLVECDDTEIAAVKAEIEKHVAYTGSERGKQILDNWDTEVAKFGKVMPRDYERMLNCFKKVEEQGLSGDEAAMAAFEENLNDLSRVGGN; encoded by the coding sequence ATGGCAAATCGTCCGAACACGGAATTTGGCTGGCCCGACAAGCAGGGCCTGTTCGACCCTTCGCGGGAAAAAGACTCCTGTGGTGTCGGCTTCGTCTGCCACCTCAAGGGGCAGCGTTCTCACCAGATCATCGAGGACGCGATCGAGATGAACAACCACATGATCCACCGCGGTGCCTGCGGCTGCGAGCCGGACACCGGTGACGGTGCGGGGATCTTTGTGCAGGTACCGGACAAATTCCTGCGACGCGAAATGGCCGCCAAGGGCGTCAAGCTGCCCGAAGAGGGCCAGTATGGCGTGGGCATTTTCTTCCTCTCTCCCGAGACTCCTGAGCGCAGCGCTGCCAAGGAAGTCTGTGAGCAGATCATCAACGCCGAAGGCCAGAAGCTGCTGGGCTGGCGCCGCGTGCCGGTGGACAGCTCCATCCTGGGTAAGACCTCCAAGAGCTACGAGCCGGTCATGGAGCAGATCTTTATCAAGCGCTCGGCCGACATCACCGACGACATCGAGTGGGAGCGTAAGCTCTACATCATCCGTCGCCGCATCCACTACGCGATCCGCCACAACGACGTGACCGTCGCCAGCAAGCACCACAATGCCGTGCTTTCGGACAATCAGGTGGCCTTCCCCGGCGCCGAGTTCTTCTTCATCGTCAGCCTCTCGGCCCGCACGATGATCTATAAGGGTATGCTCACCCCCGAGCAGATCAGCCCCTATTTCCACGACCTGCACGACAAGGATTTCGAGTCCGCGCTGGCCATTGTGCACTCGCGCTTCTCGACCAACACCTTCCCGAGCTGGCCGCGTGCCCACCCGAACCGCTTCATGTCGCACAACGGCGAGATCAACACGGTCATGGGCAACGTCAACTTCATGAAGGCCCGCCAGGCCCAGTGTAAGAGCGACATCTTCGGCAAGGAGCTCAAGAAGGTCTTCCCCGTGATCAACGAGGACGGCTCCGACTCGGCCCGTTTTGACAACGTGCTGGAGTTCCTCCACATGACCGGCCGCAGCCTGCCGCACGCGGTCATGATGATGATTCCTGAGCCCTGGGAAAAGCACGAGGCGATGTCCCCGGAAAAGAAGGCGTTCTACGAATACCACGCCTGCATGATGGAGCCCTGGGATGGCCCGGCCTCGATCACCTTCTCCGACGGCACCGTGGTCGGCGCTTCGCTCGACCGTAACGGCCTGCGCCCCTCGCGCTTCTACGTCACCAATGACGACCGCGTCATCATGGCCTCTGAAGTGGGCACCGTCCACATCGACCCGAAGATCGTGGTCAAGAAGGGCCGCCTGCAACCGGGCCGCATGTTCCTGGTGGACACCCGCGAAGGCCGCATCATCGGCGACGAGGAGCTCAAGCAGCAAATCGCCACCGCTCAGCCCTACGGTGAGTGGTTGAAGGAAAACCGCCTTTTCCTCGAAGACCTGCCTGTCCCCGCCGAGGTCCCCGGCGTCGAGCACGAGACCGTGCTGGAGCGCCAGCGCGCCTTTGGCTACACCTACGAGGACCTGCGCTTCATCCTCGGGCCCATGGCCACCAACGGCGTCCAGCCCATCGGGTCGATGGGGACGGATATCCCGCTGGCCGTACTCTCGAACAAGTCGAAGTTCCTCTACGACTACTTTAAGCAGATCTTTGCCCAGGTCACCAACCCGGCGCTCGACTGTATCCGTGAGGAGCTCATCACCGCGACCGAGACCTTTATCGGCTCCGAGGGCAACCTGCTCGACCCGAAGCCCGAGAGCTGCCGCATGATCCGCCTGCACAGCCCGCTGATCAACAACAAGCAGCTCGAAACCCTCCGTCAGGTCGACAAGCCCGGCTTCAAGGCCGACACGCTGGAAATGACCTACAAGGCCAAGTCCGGCGGTAAGGGCCTCGAAAAGGCGCTCGAAAAGCTCTTCACTAAGGCCGACAAGGCCATCAAGCAAGGGGTGAACATCCTCGTGCTCTCGGACCGCGAAATCGGCCCCGACGCCGCCCCGATCCCGGCCCTGCTGGCCGTCGGCGGCCTGCACCACCACCTCGTGCGCCAGGGTACCCGCACAAAGGTTTCCATCATCCTCGAATCCGGCGAACCGCGCGAAGTGCACCACTTCGCCGTCCTGCTCGGCTACGGGGTGGACGCCGTTTGCCCGTACATGGCCTTCGAGACCATCTACGACATGATCGCTCAGGACATGCTCGACATGGACTTCGAGAAGGCGGTCTACAACTACCTGAAGGGTGCCATCAAGGGCGTGGTCAAGACCATGGCCAAGATGGGCATCTCCACCGTGGCCAGCTACCGCGGCGCGCAGATCTTCGAAGCCGTCGGCCTGAACAGCTCGGTCATCCAGAAGTACTTCTGCGGCACTGCCAGCCGTATCGAGGGCATTGGCATCGACGTCATCGCCGAGGAGGTCGCCCAGCGCCATACCAGCGCCTACCCGGACCGCCACATCGAGGACGCGGACGCCGCGCTCGACCCCGGCGGCAAGTACCAGTGGCGCCGTAACGGTGAGTACCACCTCTTCAACCCGAAGACGATCCACACCCTCCAGAAGGCCGTCCGCACGGGCGACTTCAAGACCTTCCAGGAGTACACGAGCCTCGTTAACGACCAGACCGAGAACCTCGCCACCCTGCGCGGGCTGATGAAGTTCAAGCTGGACGACCGCGAGCCCGTTTCGATCGAAGAGGTCGAGCCGGTCGAGGCCATCATGAAGCGCTTCAAGACCGGGGCCATGTCCTACGGGTCCATTTCCAAGGAAGCCCACGAGACGCTCGCCATCGCCATGAACCGTGTCGGCGGTAAGTCCAACACCGGTGAAGGTGGCGAAGACCCCGAGCGTTTCAAGCCCCTGCCCAACGGTGACAGCAAGCGCTCCGCCATCAAGCAGGTCGCTTCGGGCCGTTTCGGTGTGACCAGCGAGTACCTCGTCAACTCTGACGAAATCCAGATCAAGGTCTCCCAGGGTGCCAAGCCCGGCGAGGGCGGCGAGCTGCCCGGCGCCAAGGTCTACCCGTGGGTCGCCAAGGTCCGTCACTCCACTCCGGGTGTGGGGCTCGTTTCGCCTCCGCCGCACCACGACATTTACTCCATTGAGGACCTCGCGGAGCTCATCCACGACCTGAAGAACGCCAACGTCGGCGCGCGGGTCAACGTGAAGCTCGTGGCCGAGGTGGGCGTGGGTACGATCGCCGCTGGCGTGGCCAAGGGCCATGCCGACGTCATCCTGATCTCCGGTCATGATGGCGGCACCGGTGCCTCTCCCCTCTCCTCCATTTACAACGCCGGTGTCCCGTGGGAACTGGGCTTGGCCGAGACCAACCAGATCCTGCTGCTGAACAACCTGCGCAGCCGCGTCGTACTCGAAACCGACGGCCAGATGAAGACCGGCCGCGACATCGTCGTGGGCGCGCTCCTGGGCGCTGAGGAGTTTGGCTTTGCCACAGCTCCGCTCGTCACCATGGGCTGCCTGATGATGCGCGTCTGCCAGAAGAACACCTGCCCGGTCGGCGTCGCCACCCAGAACCCGAAGCTGCGCGAAAAGTTCCAGGGTAAGCCCGAGCATGTGGTCAACTTCATGACCTTCATTGCCGAGGAAATCCGCCAGATCATGGCGGAGCTTGGCTTCCGCACCTTCAACGAAATGATCGGGCGCGTCGATCTGCTCGACACCCGTGATGCGGTTGACCACTGGAAGGCCAAGGGCATCGACCTGACCTCTGTCTTCCACCGCCCGGACGTCGGCCCCGAAGTCGGCCACTTCTGCCAGATGAAGCAGGACCACGGCCTCGACGTGGCCCTCGACAACACCCACCTGCTCAAGCTCTGCAAGCCTGCGCTGGAGAAGGGCGAAAAGGTCCGCGTGGACCTGCCTATCGTCAACATCAACCGCGTGGTGGGCACCATCACCGGCAGCGAGCTGACTCGCCGCTGGGGCGCCGAAGGGCTGCCGGAGGACACCATCTGGATGCACTTCAGCGGCAGCGCCGGTCAGAGCCTCGGTGCCTTTGCCCCGAAGGGCATGACCTTCGAGCTGGAGGGCGATACCAACGACTACCTCGGCAAGGGACTCTCCGGAGCCAAGGTGATTGTTTACCCGCCCAAGGGCTCGGCCTTCAAGGCCCACGAGAACATCATCACCGGTAATGTCGCCTTCTACGGCGCCACCCTCGGGCACGCCTACGTCAGCGGTGTGGCCGGCGAGCGCTTCTGCGTCCGCAACTCCGGCGTCAAGGCTGTGATCGAAGGCGTGGGCGACCACGGCTGCGAATACATGACCGGCGGCCAGGTGATCGTACTCGGTAAGACCGGCCGCAACTTCGCCGCAGGTATGTCCGGTGGCGTGGCCTACGTCTACGACGAGGACGAGCTGTTCTCCGACCGCCTGAACCACGACATGGTCAACCTCTACAAGCTGGTCGAATGTGACGATACCGAGATCGCAGCCGTTAAGGCCGAGATCGAAAAGCACGTCGCCTACACCGGCTCCGAGCGTGGCAAGCAAATCCTCGACAACTGGGACACCGAGGTGGCCAAGTTTGGCAAGGTCATGCCGCGTGACTACGAGCGCATGCTCAACTGCTTCAAGAAAGTCGAAGAGCAAGGCCTCTCCGGCGATGAAGCGGCCATGGCTGCCTTCGAAGAAAACCTCAATGACCTCTCCCGCGTCGGCGGCAACTAA
- a CDS encoding glutamate synthase subunit beta yields the protein MGKPTGFLEIERQTIAELPPLERIKNWDEFKEHPSDEHLNKQGARCMDCGTPFCHTGHLVSGMASGCPINNLIPEWNDLVFRNRWREALDRLHKTNNFPEFTGRVCPAPCEGSCVLGSIEPPVTIKNIENSIVDKGWDEGWIKPSAPKKRTGKKVAVVGSGPAGLACADQLNQAGHEVTVYERADRVGGLLMYGIPNMKLDKRNVVLRRAKLLEDEGVTFVTGTEIGKDLPAKKLMKDFDAVVLCTGATKPRDLPIPGRELKGVHFAMEFLTGNTKHLLDSDFNGSLPEINAKGKDVVVIGGGDTGTDCVGTSIRHGCKSVIQLEIMPKPPMERQPNNPWPEWPKVYKMDYGQEEAAAIQGEDPRQYLVMSERFLDDGNGNLTGIEIVNIEWGKDDQGRFVPKKLDDTRRTIPAQLATLAMGFLGPEQVIAEELGLDTDPRSNFLAEHNKHTTSVKGVFAAGDCRRGQSLVVWAINEGRAAARECDKYLMGVTQLP from the coding sequence ATGGGTAAACCTACCGGATTCCTGGAAATCGAACGGCAAACCATTGCCGAACTACCGCCGCTGGAGCGGATCAAGAACTGGGACGAGTTCAAGGAACATCCCTCCGACGAGCACCTGAACAAGCAGGGAGCACGCTGCATGGACTGCGGCACCCCCTTCTGCCACACGGGGCACCTCGTCAGCGGTATGGCCTCGGGCTGTCCCATTAACAACCTGATCCCGGAGTGGAACGACCTGGTCTTCCGCAACCGCTGGCGCGAGGCGCTCGACCGGCTGCACAAGACCAACAACTTCCCGGAGTTCACCGGGCGCGTCTGCCCCGCCCCGTGCGAAGGCTCCTGCGTGCTCGGCTCCATCGAGCCTCCCGTCACAATCAAGAACATCGAGAACTCGATCGTAGACAAGGGCTGGGACGAAGGCTGGATCAAGCCCAGTGCCCCGAAGAAGCGCACGGGTAAGAAGGTCGCCGTCGTCGGCTCCGGCCCTGCCGGTCTGGCCTGCGCCGACCAGCTTAACCAGGCCGGGCACGAGGTCACCGTTTACGAGCGTGCAGACCGCGTGGGCGGCCTGCTCATGTACGGCATCCCGAACATGAAGCTCGATAAGCGCAACGTCGTGCTGCGCCGCGCCAAGCTGCTCGAAGACGAGGGCGTGACATTCGTCACCGGCACCGAGATCGGCAAGGACCTCCCGGCCAAGAAGCTGATGAAGGACTTTGACGCCGTCGTGCTGTGCACCGGCGCTACCAAGCCGCGTGACCTGCCCATCCCCGGCCGCGAGCTCAAGGGCGTTCACTTCGCGATGGAGTTCCTCACCGGGAACACCAAGCACCTGCTCGACTCTGACTTCAACGGCAGCCTGCCCGAGATCAACGCCAAGGGTAAGGACGTCGTGGTCATCGGCGGTGGTGACACCGGCACCGACTGCGTCGGCACCTCTATCCGCCACGGCTGCAAGAGCGTGATCCAGCTTGAGATCATGCCCAAGCCCCCGATGGAGCGTCAGCCGAACAACCCCTGGCCCGAATGGCCCAAGGTCTACAAGATGGACTACGGCCAGGAAGAAGCCGCTGCGATTCAGGGTGAAGACCCGCGTCAGTATCTGGTTATGTCCGAGCGTTTCCTCGACGACGGAAACGGCAACCTGACCGGCATCGAGATCGTGAACATCGAATGGGGTAAGGACGATCAGGGACGCTTCGTGCCGAAGAAGCTCGACGACACCCGCCGCACCATCCCCGCTCAGCTCGCGACTCTCGCCATGGGCTTCCTCGGGCCGGAGCAGGTGATCGCCGAAGAGCTTGGCCTCGATACCGACCCGCGCTCGAACTTCCTCGCTGAGCACAACAAGCACACCACCTCCGTCAAGGGCGTCTTCGCCGCTGGTGACTGTCGTCGCGGCCAAAGCCTCGTCGTCTGGGCCATCAATGAGGGTCGTGCCGCCGCCCGCGAGTGCGATAAGTACCTCATGGGTGTCACCCAGCTCCCCTAG
- a CDS encoding glutaredoxin, with amino-acid sequence MKVKAYLKPHCGWSNGVRAIFSKYGIDYEDIDIINFPENYAEMVEKSGQTLSPCVEVDGVMLADVSGEEVENYMLSNQLVQPSDKNVDVPIDAPCTDEEHERMASKTIRFF; translated from the coding sequence ATGAAAGTAAAAGCATATCTGAAACCCCATTGCGGATGGAGCAATGGTGTACGCGCAATTTTTAGCAAATACGGCATCGATTACGAAGACATCGACATCATCAACTTTCCGGAAAACTATGCCGAGATGGTCGAGAAGTCCGGCCAGACCCTTTCCCCCTGTGTCGAGGTCGATGGCGTGATGCTGGCTGACGTAAGCGGAGAAGAAGTCGAGAACTACATGCTCAGCAACCAGCTCGTGCAACCCAGCGACAAGAATGTCGATGTGCCGATCGACGCCCCCTGCACCGACGAGGAGCACGAGCGCATGGCCTCCAAGACCATCCGCTTCTTTTAA
- the thrH gene encoding bifunctional phosphoserine phosphatase/homoserine phosphotransferase ThrH, which produces MKLVCLDLEGVLIPEIWMAVAEKTGVEGLRRTTRDEPDYDVLMNYRLGLLAEHDIRLPLIQEVIGTLSPLPGAKEFTAWLKSVSQVIILSDTFAQFAAPLMRQLDYPTLFCHELVVDPEGRITGYALRQNDQKRKAIEAFRSLNFETIASGDSYNDLSMIQSADHGILFRPSDAFAAEYPEFPVTREHAELRAEIEKHL; this is translated from the coding sequence ATGAAGTTGGTCTGTCTTGACCTTGAGGGGGTGCTGATCCCGGAAATCTGGATGGCCGTCGCCGAGAAAACCGGCGTCGAGGGGCTACGCCGTACCACCCGCGACGAGCCGGACTACGACGTGCTCATGAACTACCGGCTGGGCCTGCTGGCCGAGCACGACATCCGCCTGCCTCTGATCCAGGAAGTCATCGGTACGCTTTCGCCCCTGCCGGGCGCCAAGGAGTTCACCGCGTGGCTCAAGAGCGTCAGCCAGGTCATTATCCTTTCGGACACCTTTGCTCAGTTCGCCGCCCCGCTCATGCGTCAGCTGGACTACCCGACCCTCTTCTGCCACGAGCTCGTGGTAGATCCGGAGGGACGCATCACCGGCTACGCCCTGCGCCAGAACGACCAGAAGCGCAAGGCCATCGAGGCCTTCCGCAGCCTGAACTTTGAGACCATCGCCTCCGGCGACTCCTACAACGACCTGAGCATGATCCAGAGTGCCGACCACGGCATTCTTTTCCGCCCCTCGGACGCCTTCGCGGCCGAGTACCCGGAGTTCCCCGTCACCCGCGAGCACGCCGAGCTGCGTGCCGAGATCGAAAAGCACCTCTAA
- a CDS encoding class I SAM-dependent methyltransferase — MPQQPPTKGLRPTRSPGFDRVAPLYPRLEHLVHGQRLERGRQAFLPELENCRNLLLLGEGNGRFLRALLAQNPTCAVTVVEVSPRMIAHARQRLSAADAGRVSWIEASALEVELPAESFDAVVTHYLFDLFNPDGQAQMLANGLRALRAGGLWQDTEFRADGPTRFARLKNRLLLAASYRFLGALCDFPARQLADHRPLMHAAGLELLEERPLGHLLTARLWQRTEA; from the coding sequence ATGCCCCAGCAGCCTCCGACGAAAGGCCTCCGTCCCACTCGCAGCCCCGGCTTTGACCGGGTGGCGCCGCTCTACCCGAGACTGGAGCACCTGGTACACGGGCAGCGGCTGGAGCGCGGCAGGCAGGCCTTTCTACCAGAGCTGGAAAACTGCCGAAACCTGCTCCTGCTCGGCGAGGGTAACGGGCGCTTTCTGCGTGCGCTCCTCGCGCAGAATCCGACCTGTGCGGTCACGGTCGTCGAGGTCAGCCCGCGGATGATCGCGCATGCCCGCCAGCGCCTCTCGGCGGCCGACGCGGGCCGCGTCAGCTGGATCGAGGCCTCGGCCCTGGAGGTCGAGCTGCCCGCCGAGTCTTTTGACGCCGTGGTCACGCACTACCTGTTCGACCTGTTTAACCCGGACGGGCAGGCGCAGATGCTGGCCAACGGACTGCGCGCCCTGCGCGCCGGCGGCCTGTGGCAGGATACGGAGTTCCGGGCTGACGGCCCTACCCGCTTCGCGCGGCTGAAGAACCGGCTCCTGCTCGCCGCCAGCTACCGCTTTCTGGGGGCGCTGTGCGACTTCCCGGCCCGCCAGTTAGCTGACCACCGCCCCCTCATGCATGCTGCCGGACTGGAACTGCTGGAGGAGCGCCCGCTCGGGCACCTGCTGACTGCGCGCCTCTGGCAGCGCACTGAGGCGTGA
- a CDS encoding KUP/HAK/KT family potassium transporter, with protein sequence MAETQTPVQAPTEANGFRAGLTLAALGVVFGDIGTSPLYAMNATVAFADPNGLRNSILGIVSLFFWTLMLVVTVKYLLFIMKADNEGEGGDFSMHALLEEKMKVGRRTPFIFLLIAFGAALLVGDGVITPSISVLSAIEGLEVAGPDMGHLVVPVSLGILVALFAIQRFGTGGIGRAFGPIMLLWFIVLGGLGIVQLFNHGYTILAAVNPLYALEFLWHERAQALMVLGGVVLCVTGVEALYVDMGHFGRKAIQRGWLFVAMPGLLLNYFGQGALALGSPKMPDNLFFSMVPQGWMTYTLVGLATVATVIASQAVISGVFALTRQAIQLRYCPNLPIVHTSSQVEGQIYVPIVNLLLCVACVVTVIMFKTSESLAAAYGMAVTAAMGITSLAYFYVRIKVWQKGLGWSVVLLALFWVIDLSFLASNVLKFFSGAYYPLLIAGGLFILMLTWRMGRKAITTSFFERQETMDSFLEKLPEQTYTPIKGTAIFLTSDNNYVPVALQDQMNFFHVLREENILLTAIPDVKPKVKHGRIVEMVKLDHGFFRITFRYGYREQPDLLELLRYAHDEVGCAIDIDDVLFHFNRERVFITRSRTLWYPLKALFLFLARNSRSTQENFIYPPRRAVETIHPVFL encoded by the coding sequence GTGGCTGAAACACAAACGCCGGTCCAGGCACCGACCGAGGCCAACGGCTTTCGTGCCGGGCTGACCCTCGCGGCGCTCGGTGTGGTCTTTGGGGACATCGGGACGAGCCCCCTTTACGCGATGAATGCCACGGTCGCCTTTGCCGACCCGAATGGCTTGCGCAACTCCATCCTCGGCATTGTTTCCCTGTTTTTCTGGACGCTGATGCTCGTGGTCACCGTCAAGTACCTGCTCTTCATCATGAAGGCCGATAATGAGGGGGAGGGTGGTGACTTTTCCATGCATGCCCTGCTGGAGGAAAAAATGAAAGTCGGCCGCCGCACGCCGTTCATCTTTTTGCTCATCGCCTTCGGGGCGGCGCTGCTGGTGGGCGATGGTGTCATCACGCCGTCCATCTCCGTGCTTAGTGCCATCGAGGGGCTGGAGGTGGCCGGACCGGATATGGGGCACCTGGTGGTGCCGGTCTCGCTGGGGATTCTGGTCGCCCTGTTCGCGATCCAGCGTTTCGGCACCGGGGGCATCGGTAGAGCCTTTGGCCCGATCATGTTGCTGTGGTTCATCGTCCTGGGCGGACTGGGCATCGTGCAGCTCTTCAACCATGGTTACACGATTCTGGCGGCTGTGAACCCCCTCTATGCGCTGGAGTTCCTCTGGCACGAGCGGGCACAGGCCCTGATGGTGCTGGGGGGTGTCGTGCTGTGCGTGACCGGGGTGGAGGCGCTCTATGTGGATATGGGGCACTTTGGCCGCAAGGCGATCCAGCGCGGATGGCTCTTTGTGGCGATGCCCGGCCTGCTGCTCAATTACTTCGGGCAGGGGGCGCTCGCACTGGGGAGCCCGAAGATGCCTGATAACCTGTTTTTCAGCATGGTGCCGCAGGGTTGGATGACGTACACGCTGGTCGGCTTGGCGACCGTGGCGACGGTTATTGCCTCGCAGGCGGTTATCTCGGGCGTCTTTGCGCTGACGCGGCAGGCGATCCAGCTGCGCTACTGCCCAAATCTGCCCATCGTGCACACCTCCAGCCAGGTCGAGGGCCAGATCTACGTGCCCATTGTTAACCTGCTGCTGTGCGTGGCCTGCGTGGTCACGGTCATCATGTTTAAGACCTCGGAGAGCCTGGCCGCGGCCTACGGGATGGCGGTGACGGCGGCGATGGGGATTACCTCACTGGCGTATTTCTACGTACGCATCAAAGTCTGGCAAAAGGGGCTGGGGTGGAGCGTGGTGCTGCTGGCCCTGTTCTGGGTCATCGACCTGTCGTTCCTCGCTTCGAATGTCCTGAAGTTCTTCTCCGGTGCCTACTATCCGCTGCTCATCGCGGGTGGTCTGTTTATCCTCATGCTGACCTGGCGTATGGGCCGCAAGGCGATCACGACCTCTTTCTTCGAGCGGCAGGAGACCATGGATAGTTTTCTGGAAAAGCTCCCTGAGCAGACCTATACGCCGATCAAGGGGACGGCGATTTTTCTCACCTCGGACAACAACTACGTGCCCGTTGCCCTGCAGGACCAGATGAACTTCTTCCACGTGCTGCGGGAGGAGAATATCCTGCTGACGGCCATCCCCGACGTGAAGCCCAAGGTCAAGCACGGGCGCATCGTAGAGATGGTAAAGCTCGATCACGGGTTTTTCCGGATCACCTTCCGCTATGGCTACCGTGAGCAACCGGACCTGCTGGAGCTGCTGCGCTATGCGCACGACGAGGTGGGCTGCGCGATCGACATCGACGACGTCCTCTTCCACTTCAACCGCGAGCGCGTCTTTATCACCCGCTCGCGCACCCTGTGGTATCCGCTCAAGGCGCTCTTCCTTTTCCTCGCCCGCAATTCACGCTCTACGCAGGAGAACTTTATATATCCGCCCCGACGCGCGGTCGAGACCATCCACCCGGTGTTTCTGTAG